The following proteins come from a genomic window of Hypanus sabinus isolate sHypSab1 chromosome 9, sHypSab1.hap1, whole genome shotgun sequence:
- the LOC132400109 gene encoding troponin C, skeletal muscle-like: MTDPGRKRSGWLTTYATAANSAACALMVLGNGTIGFDEFLVRKVRQVNQKAKGKYEEEFAKTFRKFDSNVDGFIEWDELQSLILTTGQHITEEEMNELMKEADKNNDGKLDFDEWMKLVENIQ, encoded by the exons ATGACTGATCCTGGCAGAAAACGTTCTGGGTGGCTAACCACATATGCTACAGCTGCCAATTCTGCTGCCTGTGCACTCATGGTTTTGG GAAACGGCACCATTGGCTTTGACGAGTTCTTGGTGAGGAAGGTGCGCCAGGTGAATCAGAAGGCAAAAGGAAAATATGAAGAAGAGTTCGCAAAGACCTTTCGCAAATTTG ATAGCAATGTTGATGGTTTCATTGAATGGGATGAGCTTCAGAGCTTAATTTTAACCACTGGACAACACATCACAGAAGAGGAAATGAATGAACTCATGAAAGAGGCTGACAAAAACAACGATGGCAAATTAGACTTTGACG AATGGATGAAATTGGTGGAAAATATCCAGTAA